A genome region from Myroides fluvii includes the following:
- a CDS encoding JAB domain-containing protein yields METKVLNKEWLIASEVELIYKSKVKASQRPQITSSYSAYQIALKAWDGNKIELLEQFKVLMLSNNNKVLGVLEVSSGGITGTIVDLRIIFSALLKANAVGFLLIHNHPSGKLAPSDADRQITRKIKEASKILDINLLDHLIITVESYYSFADEGIL; encoded by the coding sequence ATGGAAACTAAAGTTTTAAACAAAGAATGGCTTATCGCCTCAGAAGTAGAATTAATTTACAAATCAAAAGTAAAGGCTTCACAGAGACCTCAGATTACATCTTCTTACAGTGCTTATCAAATAGCATTAAAAGCGTGGGATGGTAATAAGATTGAATTATTAGAACAGTTTAAAGTCCTTATGCTTTCAAACAACAATAAAGTACTTGGAGTATTAGAAGTTTCCTCAGGAGGAATAACAGGTACAATAGTAGATTTGAGAATCATTTTTTCCGCTCTTTTAAAAGCGAACGCTGTGGGATTTTTGCTTATACACAACCATCCGTCAGGGAAATTAGCTCCAAGTGATGCTGATAGACAAATTACAAGAAAGATTAAAGAAGCAAGTAAAATACTTGATATTAATCTTTTAGATCATTTAATTATAACAGTAGAGAGTTACTACTCTTTTGCAGATGAAGGCATCTTATAA
- a CDS encoding prolyl oligopeptidase family serine peptidase, with amino-acid sequence MKHIINSILLVLAFLQFDYANASLQQDTLSIDDRWNTVFPSKLSPDAKWGLISKRYQNKFNKSKDSLLYINTLTKQKVDIAHLKDVSNNLLYNDLVVGKVNQDIIIEKIGYPSSKLLVNNIRKFTTKAVENQNLLITLSSNNEIKISIINSKGQIDRVLISDLEIGNYFINSNKTKLVYQKNDTEQSVFVVDLQTFKNQKIDSFDYKIEMLYWNKQQDVFAFKDTKNTVHLVNTTTNSAKSIKLNEKQIERFEINFYSNNDVFVRYNVKSDKEIPATEYLDIWNGNSKFLFPSNFRRKYEIIYKAFVYNYQRDTLVELHRTRENDYEFIDLPNHLLAYNPFDFQDFDSYFAKIKYTLVRTDNFDSLFSTISRSKQYLIPSQDNKYVLYIDNNNSKQWKIVDVQSKKTISITSDTEYRFIPMWSENSQFVFYVNNDFLIKLNVKKGTHQKLFKVNNQSQFTFLNSLTNNSINNTLDTNKPILLLTSDEQVSSIYKINKNKIDTIVEIKDDNISQARSSLKSLTSKDLSTFIFTQENYNKATDIMLLRNNTVSTLLSSDIPKELYSWKKKKSIFFKDKYQKELQGTLYYPKDFDSNKQYPMIVYTYNFNRTDTNIFEVPTLLSQIGFNIPLLTELGYFVFYTQTYVSEQGPGISALECITKGIEAITQTESSIDSNKLGLIGHSFGGYKSSFIATQSNLFKAVVSGAAAHDLIGGLTYRYSNMRNIPDWFMTESAQYAFNQSYAENPEKYLANSPILHAHKTTTPILLWTGLLDENVYWENTRKMYIALKRYQVPTIALFYKDIDHALGLDHPIESEDLTKRTIDWFDYFLRDKKEIKWIEKGINYDNTSWSPLDNF; translated from the coding sequence ATGAAACATATTATAAATAGCATCTTGTTAGTACTGGCATTCTTGCAATTTGATTATGCAAATGCCAGTTTACAGCAAGATACTTTATCTATAGATGATAGATGGAACACTGTTTTTCCAAGTAAATTAAGTCCTGATGCTAAGTGGGGTCTTATCAGTAAAAGGTACCAAAACAAGTTCAATAAAAGCAAAGACTCTTTATTGTATATCAATACTTTAACTAAACAAAAAGTAGATATTGCTCACTTAAAAGATGTTTCCAATAATTTGCTTTACAATGATCTTGTTGTTGGAAAAGTTAATCAAGATATCATAATAGAAAAAATTGGATATCCATCAAGTAAATTACTTGTCAATAATATAAGAAAGTTTACAACCAAAGCTGTTGAAAATCAAAATCTATTAATCACTTTATCTTCTAACAATGAAATAAAAATTAGTATAATAAATAGTAAAGGACAGATTGACCGTGTTTTAATTAGTGATTTGGAAATAGGAAATTACTTTATAAACAGCAATAAAACAAAACTGGTATACCAGAAAAATGATACAGAACAATCGGTTTTTGTTGTTGATTTACAAACATTTAAAAATCAAAAGATTGATTCTTTTGACTACAAAATAGAAATGCTGTATTGGAACAAACAGCAAGATGTATTTGCATTTAAAGATACAAAAAACACAGTACATCTTGTTAACACTACAACTAATAGTGCAAAGTCCATAAAACTGAACGAAAAACAAATTGAGCGTTTTGAAATCAATTTTTACAGTAACAACGATGTGTTTGTCAGGTATAATGTTAAATCTGATAAGGAGATTCCTGCCACTGAGTATCTTGATATTTGGAATGGGAATTCAAAATTCTTATTTCCTAGTAATTTTAGAAGAAAGTATGAGATTATTTATAAAGCTTTTGTCTATAATTATCAACGTGATACTCTTGTAGAACTACACAGAACAAGAGAAAACGACTATGAATTTATTGATTTACCCAATCATCTCCTCGCTTATAATCCTTTTGATTTCCAGGACTTTGATAGTTACTTTGCAAAAATAAAGTACACACTTGTTAGAACAGATAACTTTGACTCTTTATTCTCAACTATTAGTAGAAGTAAACAATATTTAATACCTTCTCAAGACAATAAGTATGTTTTGTATATAGATAATAACAATTCAAAACAGTGGAAAATAGTGGATGTCCAAAGTAAAAAAACAATATCAATAACATCTGATACAGAGTATCGATTCATTCCTATGTGGTCGGAAAATTCACAGTTTGTTTTTTATGTAAATAATGATTTTCTAATTAAACTTAATGTGAAAAAGGGCACCCATCAAAAACTATTTAAAGTAAACAATCAATCACAGTTTACTTTTTTAAATAGTTTGACTAATAACAGTATTAACAATACTTTAGATACCAATAAACCAATCTTATTATTAACAAGTGATGAACAAGTCTCTTCAATTTATAAAATCAATAAAAACAAAATTGATACAATAGTAGAAATTAAAGATGATAATATTTCACAAGCTCGTTCAAGTTTAAAAAGTCTTACCAGTAAAGACCTTAGTACATTTATTTTTACTCAAGAGAATTACAATAAAGCAACTGATATTATGCTATTGAGAAATAATACGGTTTCAACATTACTATCAAGTGATATTCCTAAAGAGCTTTATTCTTGGAAAAAGAAAAAGAGTATCTTTTTTAAAGATAAATATCAAAAAGAGCTACAAGGAACACTTTATTATCCCAAAGATTTTGATTCAAATAAACAATATCCGATGATTGTATACACTTATAATTTCAATAGAACAGATACCAACATCTTTGAAGTTCCAACGCTTTTAAGTCAAATAGGATTTAATATTCCTTTGCTAACAGAACTGGGTTATTTTGTTTTTTATACTCAAACCTATGTTTCTGAGCAAGGTCCTGGAATATCTGCATTAGAGTGTATAACTAAAGGGATTGAAGCCATAACGCAAACCGAATCTTCTATTGATTCCAATAAATTAGGACTTATTGGGCACTCATTTGGTGGGTATAAAAGTAGCTTTATTGCAACTCAAAGCAATCTATTTAAAGCGGTTGTTAGTGGTGCAGCTGCTCATGACTTAATAGGAGGGCTTACCTATAGATATAGTAATATGAGAAATATACCGGATTGGTTCATGACAGAAAGTGCTCAATATGCATTTAATCAAAGTTATGCAGAAAATCCAGAAAAGTATTTGGCTAATTCTCCAATCTTACATGCACATAAAACAACTACTCCTATACTACTTTGGACAGGTCTTTTAGATGAAAATGTATATTGGGAAAATACCCGTAAAATGTATATTGCCTTAAAACGGTATCAAGTACCTACTATTGCTCTTTTTTACAAAGATATAGATCATGCCTTAGGATTAGATCATCCTATAGAATCCGAAGATTTAACAAAAAGAACTATTGATTGGTTTGATTACTTTTTAAGAGATAAAAAAGAAATTAAGTGGATAGAAAAGGGAATTAATTACGACAATACTTCTTGGAGTCCTTTGGATAACTTTTAA
- a CDS encoding RagB/SusD family nutrient uptake outer membrane protein, which produces MLAESLYRQDKISEAVQVINTVRIKRGLNGLPLNITKQEFETQYLTESNKEFFTESGHRFFTLKRLEKLQILKDAKPNWREFHQLFPIPEKQLLINKNLNPQNNGY; this is translated from the coding sequence TTGTTAGCTGAAAGTCTTTATAGACAAGACAAAATTTCTGAAGCAGTACAAGTAATCAATACTGTACGAATCAAAAGAGGATTAAATGGTCTGCCTCTAAATATTACAAAACAAGAATTTGAAACACAATATCTTACTGAATCAAATAAAGAGTTTTTCACTGAATCTGGGCATCGATTCTTTACTTTAAAAAGACTTGAAAAACTACAGATACTTAAGGATGCTAAACCTAACTGGAGAGAATTTCATCAACTTTTTCCTATACCTGAGAAACAATTACTAATCAATAAAAATCTTAATCCTCAAAACAATGGATACTAA